The segment TAAAAGGATCTTGCAGTTCCTTAAAATCGTTTTTTAGTTGTTGATAGAGATCTGGTCGGCTGAAAAGAGCATGCCCCATCAACGCCGCCCATACGGTCAATGCCACGGTCGGCCGAATGATATTCAATAATTCTACCGACGCAATATCCAAAGGCAAAAGATTACCTTTAAGGTCAGTCGCATTCGCAAAAGCATAAAGCGCTACATTTTCTTTTCCGGCTACTGGATTTTCTCGTGCTTCTTCCAACAACTCTTGTGCCCATTTTTCTGATTTTTTCCGATTTTCTACACCTTTAAAATGATCGAGTGGCGAAGTGACTGTCCCACTGATCATAGAGATCTGATAATCTGCCAGTTGGTTGATCTCTTCTTCTGAATAATCCGCTAAGTTGATTCCTGACCATTCACAGATGGCGGTAAAAAGTACTTTTTTACTCAGGTCAAATAACTCAAAAGTACCATGTTGTTGTTCCAATTCATGTGCCAATACTCGATCCAATATTTGATGATAGTCTTCCATTCGCTCTGGTGTCATCAAATCCATAAAAATTGCTTTACGGTGATGATGCTCCGCGCCATCTAAAGACTGCACACCGTCCTTTCCAAATAATGTTTTTTGGACCATTTTAGGCATTGCGCCTTCTCGTTTGAAATTTCTTGGATCATAAAAATGTTTCGCTGCCTCTTCTCCATAGATGATCACAGCTTCCTTATTGAATATCTTTGCTTTCACAACAGGTGATTGGGCTTCTTCTCTTAGCTTTCCAAGCATTTTGTAGCCCTCGTTATAGTATTTTTTGATTTCGGTCATTTTGATATCGACCACGGGAATTTCTTGCATATTTTTTGCTCCTCCTAATAAATAACTTTAGATATTATTAGGATACTCCTTGTACAATAAAACTGACAAAAGAAGTGTTTGAGACAAAGCCATACCATTTATTTCTCTTGAGCTGCCTAACCTCGAATAAAAGGCTTCCTCATCACTAATAAGATTTCATTATAACGTTCTGTGACTCTGTCATTCACCTCATTCCTTCGTCTAGCTTTGTAGTCAACTCGTGAAATGCCTCTTTGAACCGCACGTCTTTTCTAGCATGTTTGTAAAAAGACAAAACATAGACATCATAAAATAAATTATAGCTTCTAAAGGAATATTTTACTTGCAACTAAAAGATATAATGGCATTCTAAAGTAGTGAAAGGGACTTCTTTGATCAATTTTTTGTCTGGTATTGCCCAGTAATCAAAGCCATTATCATAGCGGTGGGAAAGTATCTCGTCTATCGTTGTCTGATTTCTCTCATCTCAGTAATACTAACGAACAAAAAATAAAAATGGCTGCCAAAATGAGGGAGAATAAAAAAAGTCTGATTTTGAGAAACTTCATCAAAATCAGACTGATCTTTTTTATTCATTTATCATTTATTTTGAGAATCAATAATGATCGTCACTGGGCCATCATTCACAAGAGAAACCGCCATATCTACACCAAATTCTCCTGTTTCAACTGTGATTCCTCGTTGTCTTAGCCCTTCGTTAAATGCTTCATATAAAGGAATCGCTTTTTCCGGACGTGCTGCTGCGATAAAACTTGGTCGATTGCCTTTTTTTGTGTCTGCAAAAAGAGTGAATTGAGAAATACTCAACAGCGCTCCTTTGACATCTTCAATACTTAAATTCATTTTTCCTTGTTCATCTTCAAAGATACGCATCTGGGCAATTTTTTTGATCAAATAATCGACGTCTTTTTGCGTATCTGTATCATGAACACCTAGCAAAATCAACAAGCCATGATCGATACGCCCCACTTCTCGTTCGTTGATCGACACAGCTGCTTGACTCACTCGTTGGATCACTGCGCGCAAAGTACTACCTCCTAGCCATTCATCCGGCGTACGCTATATACATCCGGTACAGTCTTGATTTTATCGACAATACTTTTCAAGTGTGACAAGTTACGTATCCCTACTGTCAAATGGATCGTCGCCATTTTGTCTTTATTCGTTCGTGCTTCGACACTGTTTAGATTTTTAGTCATCGCATTCACTGTCTGCAAGACGTCATTTAACATGCCCGAACGATTATAGCCATAGATCTCTAAATCAGCATCATACTCTTTGTTCGTATTTGAAGTGCCTTCCCATTCAACGTCAATCAACCGTTCTTCCACGTTTGGTTTATCCGGTTGGACATTCGGACAGTCTTTGCGATGGATCGAGATACCACGTCCTTTGGTGATATAGCCCACGATGTCATCCCCTGGTACAGGATTGCAACAACGGCTGATCCGGATCAACAAGTTTTCAACACCTTGGATGACGACGCCACCTTCATGACGAACCTTCATTTTTTCAGGCTCTTTTTTAGGTTGATTCATCAACTCTTCTGCTTCTTGTTTTTGTTGCTCGATTTTTTGTTCTTTCCGCTCTTTTTCAGTCAAGCGATTAGCCATCGTCAATGGACTTACTTCGCCATAACCAATCGCAGCATACATATCTTCTTCTGTTTGAAAATTCAAGCGTTCTAATGCGTCGTGTAATTTATTTTTTGAAAGAATCTCCTTTGGTACAAAACCAAGATCCATAATACACTTCACTAAAGCTTCATGGCCCTTCGTCACATTTTCGTCTCGATCTTGCCCTTTGAAGAAACGCTTGATTTTATTTCTCGCTTTACTTGTGGCTACTAATTTCAGCCAATCACGACTTGGTCCAAATGAATTTGGCGAAGTCAGAATCTCGATGATATCACCATTCTTCAATTTGTAATCTAATTGGACCATTTTCCCATTGATTTTGGCACCAGTCGTTTTGTTCCCGATATCTGTATGGATGCTATAAGCAAAGTCTAACGGTCCTGATCCTTTAGGAAGTTCAGTCACATCGCCTTTAGGAGTGAACACATAGACTTTATCACTAAAGATATCGCCTTTCACACCCTCCATGAATTCAGAAGCATCGTAACTTTCATCTTGCAATTCGATGATCTCATGGAACCAACTTAACTGTTTTGTCATCCCATCGGGTTCAACTTTGTCGCCTTTTCCTTCTTTATATGCCCAGTGAGCAGCTACCCCAAACTCAGCGATTTCGTGCATTTCTTGGGTACGGATCTGAATCTCGACAGGGTTGCCAGCTGGTCCGATAACAGTCGTATGCAACGATTGATACATATTCGCTTTAGGCATCGCGATATAATCTTTGAATCTACCTGGCATAGGTTTCCATTTCGTATGGATCGCTCCTAGTACTGCATAACAATCTTTGATCGAATCCACGATCACTCGGATTGCCAGTAGATCATAGATTTCATTGAATTGCTTCTTTTGGTCTTTCATCTTACGGTAAATCGAATAGATGTGTTTCGGGCGACCATAGATCTCTGCAAAAATCCCCAATTCTTCCGTTGCTAAACGGATATCCTCCACTGTACCACTGACATAATTTTCACGTTCTTCTCGTTTTGTTTGCATCAAGTGAACGATTCGATAATATTGCTTTGGATTGAGATAACGCAGCGCCGTATCCTCTAATTCCCATTTGATTCGACTGATCCCTAAACGATGAGCAAGCGGTGCGTATATTTCCAATGTTTCTTGCGCAATGCGTCGTTGTTTATCTTCCCGCAAATGCTTTAACGTACGCATGTTATGTAAACGATCGGCTAACTTCACCATGATTACACGTAAATCTTGAGCCATAGCTAATAACATTTTGCGGTGATTTTCCGCTAGTTGTTCTTCGTGGGATTTGTATTTGATTTTCCCTAACTTCGTCACTCCGTCCACCAACATTGCCACGTCGTTCCCGAAGGCTTCTCTTAAATCTTCTAAGGTTACTTCTGTATCTTCTACCACATCATGTAAAAAACCAGTGGCAACCGTATGGGGGTCCATTCGTAGATCTGCAAGAATCCCTGCAACTTGGATCGGATGGATGATATAAGGTTCTCCTGATTTACGAAATTGTCCCTCATGTGCAGTGGTCGCGTAGTCACATGCTTTTTGCACAAAAGCGACATGTTCAGGTCCCATGTATTGGCTAACCATCTTAATGACGTCAGGCCCTGTTAATATTTCTTCTTTTGGCATGGGAAACATCCCCCTTTCTATTCATAATCAAAACAGATATTTTTTGTCGTGAGAAAGCATTTTTTTATAGCTTAGGATTAAATAATTGTTCTTATTATACCGATTGTGTCAATGATTTTCAATTCCGTACAAAAGGCAAAATCCCACTTTCACTTTGAGGGATCAAGAAAATAGGAAAATTCATACATTTGTTTTGTAGAAGATCGTTATCCCTAACGATTAACTCGCCTATTACTTGCTAAGTGCTTGTAATTCAAGTTGGAAACTTGCGGCACTTAACAAATACAATGGCGCAGTTTCTGTTCGTAGGATTCTTGGACCAAGACCACAAAGAATGCCACCTTGTGATTCGAAATGAGCGATTTCTTGAGGTGATAATCCGCCTTCTGGGCCAAACACTGCAAGGATCCGAGTACCTGGTAAAACAGATTGCAGTATTTTGGCTAAATTAGCGGCTTCCCCTTGTTTTGCTGATTCTTCATATGCAACCAGAAGGACATCATACGAACTGAGCGTCTCATAAAATTGCTTTTCTGTCTCCATTAAAGATACTTGCGGTACGACTTGGCGATGCGACTGTTCCGCCGCTTCCTGTGCAATCTTGACCAACCGCTCTTGTCGCTTTTTGCGTTTTTTGGCATCCCATTTAACGACAGAAGCAGCAGCAGGAAATCCCACAAACCCGTGAGCGCCTAGCTCTGTCCCTTTTTGTACGATCCAATCCAACTTATCCCCTTTAGGATATCCGCTAGCAATCGTGATCTTGCAGGGTAATTCTTTTTGAACACTTTCTTTCGCCACTTCGACTAAGAAGACTTCATTCTCCTTCATTTCACTGATTTCTGCAATGATCGCGATCTGGTCGTTAAATGCTAAATAGACCTGATCTTTCACTGCCATTCGCATAACTCTTACCATATGGTGATAGGCTTCACCCTCTATTACAAAACGCTCTTGTGGTCGATAAGGCTCATCTAGAAAATATCGTTGCATTTAATCCACCTCAGGCTTTTTTAGCATAATGGCATACCAATCTTTTTGTTGGAACACTTGATCGACAACAAAACCTTGTTCTTCCATCGCCGTAAGAACCATTTCTTTCTTCTCTTCAATGATTCCAGAAACGATCAACGTCCCAGTTTGTTTTAGTAAACGCCACGCATCAGGAATCATCAACAAAATGATATCTGCCAAAATATTAGCTACGATCACATCGCTCTCGCTCTCGATGCCTTTTAATAGGTCATTGGCTGACACATGCACATCTTTTGCTACTTCATTTAGGTCCATATTTTCTTTTGCTGAACGTACTGCCACTTCATCGAGATCATACGCATAGACTTCTTTTGCCCCTAAATGCTTCGCCGCAATACTCAACACTCCGGAACCAGTACCGACATCTAAAAGCGTTTCTCCACCTCGCAAGGTCGACTCCAGTGCTTGTAATGTCAAAGAAGTCGTTGGATGCGTACCTGTTCCAAACGCCATCCCTGGGTCTAATGTAATGATTTTTTCTAATGGATCAGTCGTTTGATAACTTTCCCAACTTGGTACGACAGTTAGTAGACGTGTGATCCGAACCGGATGATAATATTTTTTCCAAGCCGTTGCCCAATTGCTTTCTTCGACTTCACTCACCGTCACAATGTTCTTACCGATCGCTAATCCAAATTCGGGTAATTTTGTCACACGTTCTTTGATAAAGGGTAAAATTTCCGGTAAAAAGATCGTTTCAGGGAAATAAGCCATCACGATGGCACCCTCTTCAATCGTTGTAAAATCTTCTTTTGTCAGGATTTCTCCATAAGGATCAGATTTAAAATTTTCGACGTCCAATGAATCTTCGATCGCGACACCACTCGCTCCTGCTTCCATTAAAATATTTGCGACTGCTTCAACCGCTTCACTCGCCGTTTCGATTTTGACTTCATTCCATTTCATATACGTTGCTCCTTAATAGCTGGGATAGGGTAGATATACATCTTTTTCATTTTGTTGTTTTTCTTCGACTAAACGTGTGAACACATGGTTGTCCCATTTCAATTCAAAGACAGCTGTTTCGTCTTCTGCATCTAAAAAATCTAAAAGATCACTTTGACCTTGTGCTAATACATCATTCAAGTAGTCAATCAGTGCATCGGCTACAGAACTCGCTAACCCTTTCTTTCCTTCATAAGGGATCACTGCCAGATAATCTTGCTCATCAAATATAGATTTTTCTGGGTTGAATAATAAGACACCATCTTCAAATTCAATGATTTCTTCTTCCGAGACAACACCTTGGGCATCATCTAATTCAAAATGTGCCTGATTTTCTGCAAATAAACGTACCACGATCTCAATCGTATGGTTTTTTGTGTCCCAATCTAACGCCACATCATAGTCTGTGATCTTCTTTTCAATGGCTGTATCAAGGTAATCCAATATTGTTGTTTTCTTCATTTTGTTTCCTCCAACCCCAGTCTTCATCGACTTGGTTCTTTTTTTGTAATGAAAGATACGGATTTCCAGCAACGACAAAACGCAATGGTTTTTCCGTCCATTCTCCTTTATTCGGTATACCGATTCTAGGCAACGCCAATATTTTTTTTGGTAGCCGTTTTTTCTCAAAAACCAAACGCAACGAACTATCACGAATCGACTGTCCATATAAATCTGGTGATAGACCTAAGGCTGCCACTAATTTCCCTGGACCATTACTAATATCAGGACCCGCCTTCCCTTTGCGATTCAGGCTCATTTGCTCAATCCCCTCCACAGGCTCAATGGCACGGATCATCACTCCTTGTGGTACTCCTTCAGGTTGTGTGATGATATTTAAAATCAAGTGGGTGTGCATCGTGTAGAGATAGATCGTTCCTGGTTCTTCATACATTGCACGCACTCGAGGCGTACGCCGCATACCATAACTGTGAGCAGCCAGATCTTCCGGACCTAAGTAAGCTTCTGCATCTACGATATAGCCCCCTAAGCGCCCATTTGGTGTTTCATATTCCAGATACATTCCTAGTAAATCTTTTGCCACTTCTGCCGTTGTTTTATTTAATAAAAGTTCATCTAATTGTTTTTGATTTGTCATTTGCTTCACCACCTTTATCATACACAATATTAGGCAAAGAAGCTATGAAAAAAGCGGGTCAACGAGTTGGCGATTACCATTGCTGAACTAGAGAAACCTATTTCTAGCTTCTCGCCCTATTCTGACTATTCCTCCGCCTTTTGCGCCCCTTTATCCTATGAGATATGTTATAATAAACGAACGAATAATCTAAAGGAGGCAGACTGATGCAACAACCATTAGCCTATCGGATGCGTCCGAAAAATATCGATGAAGTCGTTGGCCAACGCCATTTAGTTGGTGAAGGTAAAATCATTCGCCGAATGGTTGATGCAGAAATGTTATCTTCCATGATTTTATATGGACCACCCGGCACAGGAAAGACAAGTATCGCTAGTGCCATTGCTGGCTCAACTAATTTTGCCTTTCGGATGTTGAATGCCGCGACCGATTCTAAAAAAGATCTACAAGTTGTCGCCGAAGAAGCTAGAATGAGCGGTACTGTGATTCTTTTACTTGATGAAGTCCATCGATTAGATAAAACAAAGCAAGATTTTTTACTTCCGCATTTAGAAAACGGTCGTATCATCTTGATTGGGGCAACCACTGAAAATCCTTATATCACGATTAATCCAGCAATCCGTAGTCGGACACAGATCTTTGAGGTAAAACCGTTAGACGAAGAAGATATCCAATTAGCAATTCATCGTGCATTGTCCGATAAAGAAAATGGCTTAGGAGAATCATCGATTAAAATAGATGAAAATGCCTTGCTTCATCTATCTCGTGCCACTAACGGTGATTTGAGAAGCGCACTTAATGGCTTGGAACTTGCTGTACGTTCCACTAAAAAACAAGAAGACGGTACAATTCATCTCACCCTCGCGATTATCGAAGAGTGTATCCAGCGAAAAGCATTGACGCATGATAAAAATGGGGATGCTCACTATGATGTGATCTCCGCATTTCAAAAATCCATTCGTGGGAGCGACGTGGATGCTGCATTACATTACTTGGCGCGTTTAGTCGAAGCTGGGGATTTAGCAAGTATTTGTCGTCGCCTGATGGTGATTGGCTACGAAGATATTGGCTTAGGCAACCCTGCTGCTGCGGCTCGAACAGTCAACGCTGTGCTAGCTGCCGAACGTTTAGGTCTACCAGAAGGTCGTATCCCTTTAGCTGATGCAGTCGTCGATCTTTGCCTTTCACCAAAATCCAATTCTGCCTATACCGCATTAGATACAGCCATTGCAGACATAAGAGCAGGAAAGGCAGGCGAAGTTCCTGATCACTTAAAAGATAGCCATTATCAAGGGGCCAAGTCATTGAATCGAGGTGTAGACTATCAATATCCTCATAGCTACGAAAATGCTTGGGTCGATCAACAATATCTACCTGATAAACTGAAACATACACAGTATTATCAACCTAAAAATACTGGGAAGTACGAACAAGCCTTAGGACAGCAATATCAGCGCATTAAAGAATGGCAGAAAAAAACACAATAACCACCGTCATTGAAAGCGTTCAAAATTATTGAGCGCCCACATTGCTCTTTTTAAATCCATGTGCTACTATAGAAGTGGGAAATCTGTGATGTTCGAATTGTCCTCTTTGTGTGTTGACCGAACATTTTTATTGATATCTTGGGACCTGTCTTGTGTCACAGCTGGTAACATGCCTTATCATTTGGTAGTTCGATGCGACGACCATGGGACCCA is part of the Enterococcus mundtii genome and harbors:
- a CDS encoding cytochrome P450 is translated as MQEIPVVDIKMTEIKKYYNEGYKMLGKLREEAQSPVVKAKIFNKEAVIIYGEEAAKHFYDPRNFKREGAMPKMVQKTLFGKDGVQSLDGAEHHHRKAIFMDLMTPERMEDYHQILDRVLAHELEQQHGTFELFDLSKKVLFTAICEWSGINLADYSEEEINQLADYQISMISGTVTSPLDHFKGVENRKKSEKWAQELLEEARENPVAGKENVALYAFANATDLKGNLLPLDIASVELLNIIRPTVALTVWAALMGHALFSRPDLYQQLKNDFKELQDPFIQEMRRYYPFFPMLPAFALQDVEVDGYRIPKDSWVILDLYGTNHDERTVDSPEAFLIKRYIGKAKKISYEEEYEMIAQGGGDFRKMHRCAGEWITLHSLRVFSDQLVNRFAFSVPEQDWTIPFNQFPTYPNSRGLLYKE
- the dtd gene encoding D-aminoacyl-tRNA deacylase, producing MRAVIQRVSQAAVSINEREVGRIDHGLLILLGVHDTDTQKDVDYLIKKIAQMRIFEDEQGKMNLSIEDVKGALLSISQFTLFADTKKGNRPSFIAAARPEKAIPLYEAFNEGLRQRGITVETGEFGVDMAVSLVNDGPVTIIIDSQNK
- a CDS encoding RelA/SpoT family protein — protein: MPKEEILTGPDVIKMVSQYMGPEHVAFVQKACDYATTAHEGQFRKSGEPYIIHPIQVAGILADLRMDPHTVATGFLHDVVEDTEVTLEDLREAFGNDVAMLVDGVTKLGKIKYKSHEEQLAENHRKMLLAMAQDLRVIMVKLADRLHNMRTLKHLREDKQRRIAQETLEIYAPLAHRLGISRIKWELEDTALRYLNPKQYYRIVHLMQTKREERENYVSGTVEDIRLATEELGIFAEIYGRPKHIYSIYRKMKDQKKQFNEIYDLLAIRVIVDSIKDCYAVLGAIHTKWKPMPGRFKDYIAMPKANMYQSLHTTVIGPAGNPVEIQIRTQEMHEIAEFGVAAHWAYKEGKGDKVEPDGMTKQLSWFHEIIELQDESYDASEFMEGVKGDIFSDKVYVFTPKGDVTELPKGSGPLDFAYSIHTDIGNKTTGAKINGKMVQLDYKLKNGDIIEILTSPNSFGPSRDWLKLVATSKARNKIKRFFKGQDRDENVTKGHEALVKCIMDLGFVPKEILSKNKLHDALERLNFQTEEDMYAAIGYGEVSPLTMANRLTEKERKEQKIEQQKQEAEELMNQPKKEPEKMKVRHEGGVVIQGVENLLIRISRCCNPVPGDDIVGYITKGRGISIHRKDCPNVQPDKPNVEERLIDVEWEGTSNTNKEYDADLEIYGYNRSGMLNDVLQTVNAMTKNLNSVEARTNKDKMATIHLTVGIRNLSHLKSIVDKIKTVPDVYSVRRMNG
- a CDS encoding 16S rRNA (uracil(1498)-N(3))-methyltransferase yields the protein MQRYFLDEPYRPQERFVIEGEAYHHMVRVMRMAVKDQVYLAFNDQIAIIAEISEMKENEVFLVEVAKESVQKELPCKITIASGYPKGDKLDWIVQKGTELGAHGFVGFPAAASVVKWDAKKRKKRQERLVKIAQEAAEQSHRQVVPQVSLMETEKQFYETLSSYDVLLVAYEESAKQGEAANLAKILQSVLPGTRILAVFGPEGGLSPQEIAHFESQGGILCGLGPRILRTETAPLYLLSAASFQLELQALSK
- the prmA gene encoding 50S ribosomal protein L11 methyltransferase; its protein translation is MKWNEVKIETASEAVEAVANILMEAGASGVAIEDSLDVENFKSDPYGEILTKEDFTTIEEGAIVMAYFPETIFLPEILPFIKERVTKLPEFGLAIGKNIVTVSEVEESNWATAWKKYYHPVRITRLLTVVPSWESYQTTDPLEKIITLDPGMAFGTGTHPTTSLTLQALESTLRGGETLLDVGTGSGVLSIAAKHLGAKEVYAYDLDEVAVRSAKENMDLNEVAKDVHVSANDLLKGIESESDVIVANILADIILLMIPDAWRLLKQTGTLIVSGIIEEKKEMVLTAMEEQGFVVDQVFQQKDWYAIMLKKPEVD
- a CDS encoding DUF3013 family protein; amino-acid sequence: MKKTTILDYLDTAIEKKITDYDVALDWDTKNHTIEIVVRLFAENQAHFELDDAQGVVSEEEIIEFEDGVLLFNPEKSIFDEQDYLAVIPYEGKKGLASSVADALIDYLNDVLAQGQSDLLDFLDAEDETAVFELKWDNHVFTRLVEEKQQNEKDVYLPYPSY
- a CDS encoding DNA-3-methyladenine glycosylase codes for the protein MTNQKQLDELLLNKTTAEVAKDLLGMYLEYETPNGRLGGYIVDAEAYLGPEDLAAHSYGMRRTPRVRAMYEEPGTIYLYTMHTHLILNIITQPEGVPQGVMIRAIEPVEGIEQMSLNRKGKAGPDISNGPGKLVAALGLSPDLYGQSIRDSSLRLVFEKKRLPKKILALPRIGIPNKGEWTEKPLRFVVAGNPYLSLQKKNQVDEDWGWRKQNEENNNIGLP
- a CDS encoding replication-associated recombination protein A, whose amino-acid sequence is MQQPLAYRMRPKNIDEVVGQRHLVGEGKIIRRMVDAEMLSSMILYGPPGTGKTSIASAIAGSTNFAFRMLNAATDSKKDLQVVAEEARMSGTVILLLDEVHRLDKTKQDFLLPHLENGRIILIGATTENPYITINPAIRSRTQIFEVKPLDEEDIQLAIHRALSDKENGLGESSIKIDENALLHLSRATNGDLRSALNGLELAVRSTKKQEDGTIHLTLAIIEECIQRKALTHDKNGDAHYDVISAFQKSIRGSDVDAALHYLARLVEAGDLASICRRLMVIGYEDIGLGNPAAAARTVNAVLAAERLGLPEGRIPLADAVVDLCLSPKSNSAYTALDTAIADIRAGKAGEVPDHLKDSHYQGAKSLNRGVDYQYPHSYENAWVDQQYLPDKLKHTQYYQPKNTGKYEQALGQQYQRIKEWQKKTQ